The following proteins come from a genomic window of Proteinivorax hydrogeniformans:
- a CDS encoding class I SAM-dependent methyltransferase, which translates to MNAIAFIDVNSKETENLRYTIDGKMVIEHTIEKLMMIREIEAIILPLHKCKENKAYKKLEEKYPIKVFFSKEQNLGKRMVAIAKEFKPQHIIRVMGDQMFLDTDVCSAMLQEMTNKTLDINYADLNCGLAAQIFTYNALKKCQIVLGKYHRINNYINENPDQLKISTYTHPHHNPYFRFLVRNDREKKIAEILLNTPIDFDNLDKYIEILCGETGLYNRGWFETFKSKESLDKKGNPLPWFTYPAITFLEERVKSKWDVFEYGCGYSSLWWSKRVSSVTSCEHNLQWLKMVETKAKENVNLIYADFNKERKFAEKILQTKKKYDVIVIDSKERIKCAKYALRKLKPNGIIIWDDAERNQDKEGQQFIVQQGFKRITFTGMSPIVKHENETAIFYREGNCLGI; encoded by the coding sequence ATGAACGCTATCGCTTTTATCGATGTTAATAGCAAAGAAACTGAAAACCTTCGTTATACTATTGATGGAAAGATGGTTATCGAGCATACCATCGAAAAGCTTATGATGATTAGGGAAATAGAGGCTATTATCTTGCCTTTACATAAATGCAAAGAAAATAAAGCATACAAGAAGTTAGAAGAGAAATATCCCATAAAAGTATTTTTTTCTAAGGAACAAAACCTAGGCAAAAGAATGGTGGCAATAGCTAAAGAATTTAAGCCTCAGCACATTATTAGAGTGATGGGAGATCAGATGTTTTTAGATACAGATGTCTGCTCTGCTATGCTACAAGAAATGACTAACAAAACTTTGGATATAAACTATGCCGATCTAAACTGTGGTCTGGCAGCTCAAATTTTTACATATAACGCATTAAAAAAATGCCAGATTGTTTTGGGAAAGTATCATCGCATAAACAACTACATAAATGAAAACCCTGACCAGCTAAAAATATCCACCTATACTCACCCCCATCACAACCCTTATTTTCGCTTTCTAGTTAGAAATGATAGAGAAAAAAAGATAGCAGAAATACTTTTAAATACTCCTATTGATTTTGATAACTTAGACAAATATATAGAAATATTATGTGGCGAAACAGGGTTGTACAACAGAGGTTGGTTTGAAACCTTCAAAAGCAAAGAAAGCTTAGATAAAAAAGGCAATCCTTTGCCCTGGTTTACCTACCCAGCTATAACCTTTTTAGAAGAAAGGGTAAAAAGCAAATGGGATGTTTTTGAGTATGGGTGTGGCTATAGCTCCCTTTGGTGGTCAAAAAGAGTAAGCTCAGTAACCTCATGTGAGCATAACCTCCAGTGGCTTAAAATGGTGGAAACAAAAGCAAAAGAGAACGTTAACCTTATATATGCCGACTTTAACAAAGAAAGAAAGTTTGCAGAAAAAATCTTACAAACAAAGAAGAAATACGATGTAATAGTAATCGACTCTAAAGAAAGAATAAAATGTGCAAAATACGCTTTGAGAAAGCTTAAGCCCAACGGTATAATAATCTGGGACGACGCCGAAAGAAATCAAGACAAAGAGGGGCAGCAATTTATAGTACAACAAGGCTTCAAAAGAATAACCTTCACAGGAATGAGCCCAATAGTAAAACACGAAAACGAAACAGCAATATTTTACCGGGAAGGTAATTGCTTGGGGATCTAA
- a CDS encoding FAD-dependent oxidoreductase, whose amino-acid sequence MKVLIIGGVAGGASAAARLRRVTEEAEIIMFERGEHISFANCGLPYYIGGTIKERQNLLVQTVEGMEGRFGIDVRVKSEITKIDRENKKVHVKNWGTNEQYEESYDYLILSPGAKPIKFPIPGIDSEHIFSLRSLEDTDNITDFIETEKPKKAVVVGGGFIGLEMVENLIDRGLDTSLVEALDQVMPPLDYEMAAIVQKHLKDKGAKLYLSDKAISFENQKVTLDSKKELDADLVILSIGVAPESDLAKEAGLDLGQRGTIKVNKYLQTSDPSIYAVGDVIEVEDLVNKAPTFIPLAGPANRQGRIAANNVGGQREVYHGSQGTSIAKVFDYTVAATGNSEKVLKKLGIKYCTSYTNSASHAGYFPGAIPMTVKTICDLKGKVLGAQIVGQKGVDKRIDVFATAIKAKMNVEDLEQLELAYAPPYSTAKDPVNVAGFVANNTLKGDMDIIHWHEIDSILGSERYSFVDVRTKEEFDNGHIENSVHIPIDEFRDNWQQIPKDKEIILICQTGLRSYLAGRLLAQKGYSDVKNLSGGYYIYHMATTEKKELSS is encoded by the coding sequence ATGAAAGTTTTAATAATTGGTGGTGTCGCTGGAGGAGCAAGCGCAGCTGCTAGGCTTCGCAGGGTTACAGAAGAAGCTGAAATAATAATGTTTGAACGAGGAGAGCACATATCATTTGCAAATTGTGGACTGCCTTATTATATAGGAGGCACAATAAAGGAACGGCAAAATCTTCTAGTCCAAACAGTAGAGGGTATGGAAGGAAGGTTTGGAATTGATGTTAGGGTAAAAAGTGAAATCACAAAAATTGACCGTGAAAACAAAAAGGTCCACGTAAAAAACTGGGGCACTAACGAGCAGTATGAGGAAAGCTACGACTATTTAATTCTTTCGCCAGGAGCTAAACCTATTAAATTCCCGATACCAGGTATAGATAGCGAACATATTTTTAGCCTTAGAAGCCTAGAGGATACTGATAACATTACTGACTTTATTGAGACAGAAAAACCTAAAAAAGCAGTGGTAGTAGGTGGAGGATTTATTGGACTTGAGATGGTTGAAAACCTTATAGATAGGGGGCTAGACACAAGCCTTGTTGAGGCATTAGATCAAGTTATGCCCCCTTTAGACTATGAGATGGCCGCTATAGTTCAGAAGCATTTAAAAGATAAAGGAGCAAAGCTATATCTTTCCGACAAGGCAATATCTTTTGAGAACCAAAAGGTTACTTTAGATAGCAAAAAAGAATTAGATGCAGATCTTGTAATTCTATCAATTGGCGTAGCGCCGGAATCAGACTTAGCTAAAGAGGCAGGTCTAGACTTAGGTCAACGAGGGACTATAAAAGTTAATAAATATCTCCAAACTTCCGATCCATCAATTTATGCCGTAGGCGATGTTATAGAAGTAGAAGATTTAGTTAACAAAGCTCCTACCTTTATACCACTAGCAGGCCCAGCAAATAGACAAGGAAGGATTGCAGCAAACAATGTGGGTGGCCAAAGAGAAGTCTATCATGGAAGCCAAGGCACTAGTATAGCTAAAGTATTTGACTATACAGTAGCAGCAACGGGAAATAGTGAAAAGGTATTAAAAAAGCTGGGGATAAAATACTGCACATCCTACACCAACTCTGCCTCCCATGCTGGCTATTTTCCTGGAGCTATACCCATGACCGTAAAGACCATTTGTGATTTGAAAGGTAAGGTGCTAGGAGCACAAATAGTCGGTCAAAAAGGTGTGGATAAAAGAATAGACGTTTTTGCAACCGCCATAAAAGCGAAAATGAATGTTGAAGATTTAGAACAGCTAGAATTAGCTTACGCTCCACCGTATTCTACTGCTAAAGATCCAGTAAATGTCGCAGGGTTTGTGGCAAACAATACCTTAAAGGGTGACATGGATATAATACATTGGCATGAGATAGATTCAATACTAGGAAGCGAAAGGTACTCATTCGTTGATGTAAGAACAAAAGAAGAGTTTGATAATGGACATATTGAAAACTCTGTTCATATTCCTATAGATGAGTTTAGGGATAACTGGCAGCAAATACCAAAAGATAAAGAAATAATCTTAATTTGCCAAACTGGATTGCGCTCGTATTTAGCAGGTAGGCTTCTTGCGCAAAAGGGTTATAGCGATGTAAAGAATCTAAGTGGTGGATATTATATCTATCATATGGCAACAACAGAGAAAAAAGAATTAAGTTCATAG
- a CDS encoding M3 family oligoendopeptidase codes for MEGRWNLDDLYTSFDSSEFKCDMEKLDLKVKEINNWAKEKLTDNSNPQQVLEEYIDQHAEIYSLIVKLMAFGNLSLSTDAKNQEAANAIEKLQMKMTELTFATVAFKEWLGSLENLDEILDSTEKLKEHKFYFQELELQNKYTLSKEKEEVIAKMKNTGSSAWSKLQNNLTSTLTVEIEENKDKKKYPLPVVRNMAFSKDSKVRKKAYIAELKSYEKIEESSAAALNAIKGEVITVSKMRGFKSPLEETLIQSRMDQETLDAMLQAIQESLPIFHKYYKKKGELLGHKNGVPFYDMFAPVGSVETTFSYKEAQEFILEQFDTFSSKLAEFAKHAFDNNWLDIEPREGKRGGAFCSNLHPIKQSRILSNFTGSLSDVGTLAHELGHGYHGQCLYEESMLNSSYPMPLAETASIFCETIVSNAVLKEASDKEAIGILEGSISQSGQVIADIYSRYYFESKLFEKRKESSLSVDELKEIMLEAQRKAYGDGLDHDYLHPYMWVCKPHYYSAGRSFYNFPYSFGLLFSLGIYAQYLEEGEAFVEKYDKLLSLTGKNTIADVAAMVGIDVRSVDFWRSSLNIIAKDIDKFLELVE; via the coding sequence ATGGAAGGAAGATGGAATTTAGACGATTTATATACCTCATTTGACTCTTCTGAGTTTAAATGTGACATGGAAAAGCTTGACTTAAAGGTGAAAGAAATTAATAATTGGGCAAAAGAAAAACTAACTGACAATAGCAATCCGCAGCAAGTTTTAGAAGAGTACATAGACCAGCATGCTGAAATATACAGTCTTATCGTTAAGCTTATGGCTTTTGGCAACTTAAGTTTAAGCACTGATGCTAAAAATCAAGAGGCAGCTAATGCCATTGAAAAGTTGCAAATGAAGATGACAGAGTTAACTTTTGCCACCGTGGCTTTTAAAGAGTGGTTAGGTAGTTTAGAAAACCTAGATGAAATTTTAGATAGTACAGAAAAGCTTAAAGAGCATAAGTTCTATTTCCAAGAGCTTGAGCTACAAAACAAATATACTCTAAGTAAAGAAAAAGAAGAAGTTATTGCAAAAATGAAAAACACAGGTTCGAGTGCTTGGAGCAAGCTTCAAAACAACCTTACTTCTACGTTAACAGTAGAGATTGAGGAAAACAAAGATAAGAAAAAATATCCTCTTCCCGTTGTTCGCAACATGGCCTTTTCCAAAGATTCTAAGGTCAGAAAAAAAGCATATATAGCAGAGCTAAAATCTTATGAGAAAATAGAGGAGTCATCAGCTGCAGCTTTAAACGCAATAAAAGGTGAGGTTATTACAGTAAGCAAAATGCGTGGGTTTAAATCCCCCCTAGAAGAAACCTTAATTCAATCTAGGATGGACCAAGAAACCTTAGATGCAATGCTGCAAGCTATCCAGGAAAGCCTACCTATTTTCCATAAATATTATAAGAAAAAAGGCGAGCTTTTAGGTCATAAAAACGGAGTTCCTTTTTATGACATGTTTGCACCTGTAGGTAGTGTGGAAACCACATTTAGCTACAAAGAGGCTCAAGAATTCATATTAGAGCAGTTTGACACCTTTAGTTCAAAGCTTGCAGAATTTGCAAAACATGCTTTTGATAATAACTGGTTAGACATTGAACCTAGAGAAGGAAAAAGAGGTGGAGCTTTTTGTAGCAACCTCCACCCAATAAAACAAAGTAGAATTTTATCAAACTTTACTGGATCTTTAAGCGATGTAGGAACTTTAGCCCATGAGTTAGGTCATGGTTATCACGGACAGTGCCTGTATGAAGAATCGATGTTAAACTCTTCATACCCTATGCCACTTGCTGAAACTGCTTCGATTTTCTGTGAGACTATAGTTTCTAATGCAGTGCTAAAAGAAGCATCTGACAAAGAAGCGATAGGTATATTAGAAGGTTCTATATCCCAAAGTGGCCAAGTGATAGCTGATATTTACAGCCGCTACTATTTTGAAAGTAAGCTATTTGAAAAGCGTAAGGAAAGCTCCCTATCTGTAGATGAACTAAAAGAAATTATGTTAGAAGCCCAAAGAAAAGCCTATGGAGACGGACTTGATCATGACTATTTGCATCCGTACATGTGGGTATGCAAGCCACATTACTACTCTGCAGGTAGAAGCTTCTACAATTTCCCATACTCCTTTGGACTGCTATTTTCTTTAGGTATTTACGCCCAGTATTTAGAAGAAGGTGAAGCCTTTGTAGAAAAGTACGATAAACTTCTATCACTTACTGGCAAAAACACTATAGCAGACGTAGCCGCTATGGTGGGGATAGATGTTAGGTCCGTAGATTTTTGGAGAAGTTCGCTAAATATCATTGCCAAAGATATAGATAAGTTTTTAGAGCTAGTTGAGTAA
- a CDS encoding ketoacyl-ACP synthase III, producing MFNAKIIGSGKAHPSVLLTNADLEERFGQPLKPSLEAKLGIKQRYITSENESSADMATEAGFKAIEDAGITPEDLDLVMVTTDTPEYLSPATSSVVQGRLKATNAGTFDVNASCSGFVASMDIASRMIQSGGYKKVLLIGVYNMTKFVDKENISVFPIFADGAGAVILSATEEDRGFLASKLIADGTQYDILGIYAGGAKNPITKERIDNKEHLLTFLKPLPPDRNIKLWPPIIKDVLKQANLEVKDIDHVFLTQINKWVIEEVMNVLKLPMEKTTCIMGEYGYTGSACIPMALDVALKQGKVKPGDNVVFVGSGVGFAVACTAFKW from the coding sequence ATGTTTAATGCAAAAATAATCGGTAGCGGCAAAGCTCATCCGTCGGTTCTGCTGACTAACGCTGATTTAGAAGAAAGGTTTGGTCAGCCACTTAAGCCCTCATTAGAAGCAAAATTAGGCATCAAACAAAGATATATAACTTCAGAAAACGAAAGCTCGGCAGATATGGCTACAGAAGCAGGTTTTAAAGCTATCGAAGATGCAGGCATTACTCCAGAGGATTTAGATTTAGTTATGGTTACAACAGACACCCCGGAATATTTAAGTCCGGCTACTTCTTCTGTTGTTCAGGGGAGATTAAAGGCTACAAATGCAGGAACCTTTGATGTCAACGCATCTTGCTCTGGGTTTGTCGCTTCTATGGATATAGCTTCTCGAATGATTCAGTCCGGAGGTTATAAAAAGGTTCTGCTTATCGGTGTCTATAACATGACTAAGTTTGTGGACAAAGAAAACATATCAGTTTTCCCAATCTTTGCCGATGGAGCTGGTGCAGTTATTTTATCAGCTACAGAAGAGGACAGAGGCTTTTTGGCATCTAAGCTTATAGCAGATGGCACGCAATATGATATTTTAGGGATTTATGCTGGTGGTGCTAAAAACCCTATAACCAAAGAAAGAATAGATAACAAAGAACATTTATTAACCTTCTTAAAACCATTGCCACCTGATAGAAATATCAAGCTATGGCCTCCTATTATAAAAGATGTCCTTAAACAGGCTAACCTTGAAGTTAAAGACATAGACCATGTGTTTTTAACTCAAATAAATAAATGGGTTATCGAAGAAGTAATGAATGTACTAAAGCTTCCTATGGAAAAGACAACTTGTATCATGGGTGAGTACGGCTACACAGGGTCAGCGTGCATTCCTATGGCTTTAGATGTTGCCTTAAAACAGGGGAAAGTTAAGCCAGGAGATAACGTTGTATTTGTAGGATCTGGCGTAGGATTTGCAGTTGCTTGTACCGCCTTTAAATGGTAG
- a CDS encoding acetyl-CoA hydrolase/transferase C-terminal domain-containing protein yields the protein MNIQDVYNKKLISLEEGLAKIKSGDNIITALAAAEPQQILSNLHTISERVKDVNISNCLPMQNYPFFTDEKYKDSFLTEGWFYSPGFRKAHKNGNVSFIPNHLHFAGAKRIQHRPCNVFLGTATPMDKHGFLSLSLSTTYEKEVIEQADLVILEVNPNLPRTFGDATIHISDIDHVMDVDYPVAELPIVEPSERDKTIGKYIAELVEDGSTIQLGIGGIPNAVASELVDKKNLGIHTEMFTDGMVDLYNSGAITGKEKTLLPGKMVATFALGSKKLYDFLDDNPSVSILNGNWVNNPDVIGKNYKMVSINTTLEMDLTGQCCSESIGHRQFSGTGGQADTAVGAQKSKEGKSIIALYSTANVRVPGSDERKTISKIVPRLTHGAVVSLSRNDVDYVVTEYGVASLRGTSVRDRVERLISIAHPDFREQLRKEAEELGIR from the coding sequence GTGAATATACAAGATGTTTATAATAAAAAACTAATCAGCTTAGAAGAAGGTTTAGCAAAAATTAAAAGTGGAGACAACATCATCACGGCTTTAGCAGCTGCTGAGCCTCAGCAAATACTTTCTAACTTGCATACTATATCAGAGCGAGTAAAAGACGTAAATATTTCAAACTGTTTGCCAATGCAAAATTATCCTTTCTTTACGGATGAAAAATATAAAGATAGCTTTCTAACCGAAGGGTGGTTCTATAGCCCAGGTTTTAGAAAAGCTCATAAAAATGGCAACGTTTCTTTTATTCCTAACCATCTACATTTTGCTGGAGCTAAAAGAATTCAGCACAGACCGTGTAACGTATTTTTAGGAACGGCAACGCCAATGGATAAGCACGGCTTTTTATCCCTGTCATTAAGTACAACTTATGAAAAAGAAGTAATAGAACAAGCAGATTTAGTTATATTGGAAGTAAACCCAAATCTACCACGTACCTTTGGGGATGCCACCATTCATATTAGTGATATCGATCATGTAATGGATGTAGACTATCCAGTAGCTGAACTACCAATAGTTGAGCCAAGTGAAAGAGACAAAACTATTGGAAAGTATATAGCAGAGCTTGTAGAAGACGGTTCAACAATACAACTGGGGATTGGTGGAATTCCAAACGCAGTAGCATCTGAGTTAGTTGATAAAAAGAACCTAGGAATCCATACCGAGATGTTTACAGATGGTATGGTAGACCTGTATAATTCTGGAGCCATTACAGGTAAAGAAAAGACATTGCTTCCTGGTAAGATGGTTGCAACCTTTGCATTAGGTAGTAAAAAGTTATACGACTTTTTAGATGACAACCCATCTGTTTCAATACTTAACGGAAATTGGGTGAACAATCCTGATGTTATCGGAAAAAATTATAAGATGGTTTCGATTAATACTACTTTAGAAATGGATCTAACAGGACAATGTTGTTCAGAATCAATAGGCCATCGACAGTTTAGTGGAACCGGTGGTCAAGCTGACACAGCTGTGGGTGCACAAAAGTCCAAAGAAGGAAAATCCATCATAGCATTATACTCAACAGCAAATGTACGGGTGCCTGGTAGTGATGAGCGAAAGACCATCTCCAAAATTGTGCCTCGACTTACCCATGGTGCTGTAGTATCTTTGTCGCGAAATGATGTAGATTATGTAGTGACAGAGTACGGTGTGGCATCTCTAAGAGGCACCTCTGTTCGAGATAGAGTAGAAAGATTAATTAGTATCGCTCACCCTGATTTTAGAGAGCAGCTTAGAAAAGAAGCTGAGGAGCTAGGAATTAGATAA
- a CDS encoding 3-oxoacyl-ACP synthase produces MEKHVGIVGTGLYIPENFMTAKEIAEATKGMWTEEAVKEKLGINKKPIPANEGDGTQEMGAKAGKKALENTGVDPMDIDLIICMGEEWKEYPLTTSGIYIQEQVGAKNAWAIDVQQRCCTTVAAMKIAKDMMMADDDINTAMVVGGYRNGDFVDYTDKSMSMMFNLSAGGGAIILKKNYGKNALLSSHIMTDGSLARSAGVEYGGTEKPITSENAEEASKSLRLFQPQFMKERLNEVSMKNWINCIDQAFAKSGVKKDELGYLAVLHFKQSMHKYMVDLLGLTEEQSIYLSDYGHMGQVDQILSLELALNEGKVKDGTVISMIAAGIGYAWAANVIKWGPVDN; encoded by the coding sequence ATGGAGAAACATGTTGGTATAGTAGGAACAGGACTTTACATCCCAGAAAATTTTATGACCGCAAAAGAGATTGCAGAAGCAACAAAAGGTATGTGGACAGAAGAAGCAGTAAAGGAAAAACTGGGTATAAACAAAAAGCCAATCCCAGCTAACGAAGGTGATGGAACTCAAGAGATGGGGGCGAAGGCAGGGAAAAAGGCACTAGAAAACACTGGTGTTGATCCTATGGATATAGACTTAATTATATGTATGGGGGAAGAGTGGAAAGAATACCCTCTGACAACCTCTGGTATATATATTCAAGAGCAGGTAGGAGCCAAAAATGCGTGGGCCATTGATGTACAGCAACGCTGTTGTACTACTGTTGCTGCAATGAAGATTGCCAAGGATATGATGATGGCTGATGATGACATAAATACAGCTATGGTAGTAGGAGGATATAGAAACGGTGACTTTGTGGACTACACTGATAAATCTATGTCTATGATGTTCAATCTATCAGCTGGCGGTGGAGCTATAATCCTGAAGAAAAACTACGGGAAAAATGCTTTGCTTAGCTCTCATATTATGACAGATGGTTCTTTAGCTAGATCGGCAGGGGTGGAGTATGGTGGAACAGAAAAACCTATAACTTCTGAAAATGCTGAAGAAGCTAGCAAGTCATTAAGGTTATTCCAGCCTCAATTTATGAAGGAAAGACTTAATGAAGTTTCAATGAAAAACTGGATTAACTGTATAGACCAGGCTTTTGCTAAGTCAGGTGTTAAAAAGGACGAACTAGGATATCTTGCAGTTTTACACTTTAAACAATCCATGCACAAGTATATGGTGGACCTATTAGGCTTAACAGAAGAGCAGTCAATTTATTTAAGTGACTATGGGCACATGGGTCAAGTTGATCAAATACTTTCTTTGGAGCTAGCGTTAAATGAAGGAAAAGTAAAAGACGGAACAGTTATTTCAATGATAGCTGCAGGTATTGGTTATGCTTGGGCAGCTAATGTAATAAAATGGGGACCTGTTGACAATTAA
- a CDS encoding methyl-accepting chemotaxis protein has product MEPIIKSFVDVAPFINKLTVSDFAVAVCDLNGCVAYFPSEKLNHGLKAGQAHVEGSTAHKCINERQRIIQRVDEEVFGFPYIAIAIPLFNDQQQVVGSVSFAETVDKQHMLLTAAENLQKAMDNLEIYANDIAATVDKTEEAGTDLSGVFKDSLERIQQTDKVLGFIKDIANQTNLLGLNAAIEAARVGEQGKGFGVVADETRKLSSKTNDYVLTVEAILEEINESKYEIDEEVSRLLRVCQLQQKYIQSINEVMTDVNGLADSLYKQAQQLSNNK; this is encoded by the coding sequence ATGGAACCCATCATAAAGAGCTTTGTAGATGTGGCACCATTTATTAATAAACTAACAGTTTCTGATTTTGCAGTAGCCGTTTGTGACTTAAATGGGTGTGTAGCGTATTTCCCTTCAGAAAAATTAAACCACGGTTTAAAAGCAGGGCAAGCTCATGTGGAAGGCTCTACAGCGCACAAGTGTATAAACGAGAGGCAGCGAATTATACAGAGGGTGGATGAAGAAGTATTTGGTTTTCCGTATATTGCAATTGCTATCCCCCTCTTTAATGATCAACAACAGGTAGTTGGTTCCGTTTCTTTTGCAGAAACAGTGGACAAACAACATATGCTGCTTACAGCGGCAGAAAACCTTCAAAAAGCTATGGATAATCTAGAAATCTACGCCAATGATATCGCAGCTACTGTTGATAAAACCGAAGAGGCGGGAACTGATCTAAGTGGAGTATTTAAAGACTCACTTGAAAGAATCCAACAGACTGATAAAGTGCTAGGTTTTATTAAAGATATTGCGAATCAGACTAATCTTCTTGGATTAAATGCAGCAATAGAGGCAGCCCGTGTAGGTGAGCAAGGTAAAGGTTTCGGTGTTGTTGCCGACGAAACACGAAAGCTTTCTTCTAAAACCAATGACTATGTTTTGACGGTGGAAGCTATTTTAGAGGAAATTAACGAATCTAAATACGAGATTGATGAAGAAGTTTCGAGATTGTTAAGAGTCTGTCAGCTACAACAAAAGTACATTCAATCTATAAACGAGGTAATGACTGATGTTAATGGATTAGCTGATAGTTTATATAAACAAGCACAACAATTAAGTAATAATAAATAG
- a CDS encoding alpha/beta fold hydrolase, with translation MPTVKVNDISMYYEIIGEGEPLVLIEGLGYSTWMWYKQLDELSKHFKVIMFDNRGVGKTDKPDSEYSIEMMADDLAGLLRSLNIKKTHILGVSMGGFIAQQFSANYPEMVDRLILCSTSFGGPNSIPIPQETLDIMMKGGGEYKTLLDIKKAISTAFYDGKIPEDREVLDKIMTEKRQEPQPKYAYQRQLMAGASFNGEANTQKIKAETLIVAGEKDKVVPPENAHLLHERICSSKLEIIENGGHVFFMEQPDKSNEVFLNFLTQK, from the coding sequence GTGCCTACAGTTAAAGTTAATGACATTAGCATGTACTACGAAATTATCGGTGAAGGGGAGCCTTTAGTTCTCATTGAAGGATTGGGCTACTCGACTTGGATGTGGTATAAGCAGTTAGATGAACTATCAAAGCATTTTAAAGTAATAATGTTTGATAATCGCGGAGTAGGAAAAACAGATAAACCTGATAGTGAATATTCGATAGAGATGATGGCCGACGACTTAGCGGGGCTTTTACGTTCTTTGAACATAAAGAAGACACATATACTGGGAGTTTCGATGGGCGGATTCATTGCACAACAGTTTTCTGCTAACTATCCTGAAATGGTTGACAGGTTGATATTGTGCTCGACATCCTTTGGAGGACCTAACAGCATCCCTATTCCCCAAGAAACATTAGATATAATGATGAAAGGTGGGGGAGAGTATAAAACTCTGTTAGATATTAAAAAAGCAATATCTACAGCTTTTTATGATGGTAAAATCCCTGAAGATAGAGAAGTTTTAGATAAAATTATGACCGAAAAAAGACAAGAGCCGCAGCCTAAATATGCTTATCAAAGACAGTTAATGGCAGGTGCTTCTTTTAATGGTGAGGCTAATACTCAAAAGATAAAGGCTGAGACGCTAATAGTTGCTGGTGAAAAGGATAAAGTGGTGCCGCCGGAAAATGCACACTTACTTCACGAGAGAATTTGTTCTTCTAAGCTGGAAATTATCGAAAACGGGGGACATGTTTTCTTTATGGAACAGCCTGACAAAAGTAACGAAGTTTTTCTAAATTTTTTAACACAAAAGTAG
- a CDS encoding ABC transporter substrate-binding protein — translation MKKLLVITLCIVMVMSLAACGGGEADQGVSEDTIKIGSVGVTSGPLAFIGTPYYEGMTAYFNTINEQGGVNGREIELIVEDDEFDPALAIDGINSLIEDEGVFAIVGQLGTPGVLAAADIVEEHGIPSVYFGSGAVELTTLGENFFPVQPNYVYEGKLKAKYAIDEFDAERIGVIYSNDDVGLEGIQGIKEGLEEMGKEDALVADISFAPGETDLTAQVQQLRDADPDVIIVYTLAAGATPALRQINDFQMVDIPIITTYSNADASFIAAVEPATIQDIIDDIYVMGWLDVDDAGLAPLATAMNEYHPDSIINAYTMAGWVAGEVFVAGLEEAGDDLTWEGYIEAMENIHFTEGMAPEVSYSGGARQGVTHMSLSNIVQDEEGNWIFQQFTDFNEF, via the coding sequence ATGAAAAAGCTTTTAGTAATCACTTTATGTATTGTAATGGTTATGTCATTAGCCGCTTGTGGTGGTGGCGAAGCTGACCAAGGTGTTTCAGAAGACACTATCAAAATTGGTTCTGTAGGAGTAACTTCTGGTCCACTAGCTTTTATTGGTACACCATACTACGAAGGTATGACAGCGTACTTTAACACCATTAACGAACAAGGTGGGGTAAACGGTAGAGAAATAGAGCTAATCGTCGAAGATGATGAGTTCGATCCTGCTTTAGCTATCGATGGTATTAACAGCCTGATCGAAGACGAAGGCGTATTTGCTATTGTTGGTCAGCTGGGAACTCCTGGTGTGCTAGCTGCCGCTGATATAGTTGAAGAGCATGGCATTCCATCTGTATATTTTGGTTCTGGAGCTGTTGAGCTAACAACACTTGGTGAAAACTTCTTCCCAGTTCAACCAAACTATGTTTATGAAGGAAAGCTTAAAGCTAAATATGCAATAGATGAGTTTGATGCAGAAAGAATTGGAGTAATTTACTCAAACGATGATGTTGGGTTAGAAGGCATCCAAGGAATTAAAGAAGGTTTAGAAGAAATGGGTAAAGAAGATGCGCTAGTTGCAGACATTTCTTTTGCTCCAGGTGAAACAGACTTGACTGCTCAGGTACAACAACTTCGTGACGCAGATCCAGATGTTATTATTGTTTACACACTAGCTGCAGGTGCTACTCCTGCTCTAAGGCAAATCAACGACTTCCAAATGGTTGACATTCCTATTATAACTACTTACTCAAATGCAGACGCTTCTTTTATTGCTGCTGTTGAGCCAGCGACTATTCAAGATATCATTGATGATATTTATGTTATGGGTTGGTTAGACGTGGATGATGCAGGTTTAGCTCCACTGGCAACTGCTATGAATGAGTACCATCCAGATAGCATCATTAACGCATATACAATGGCTGGCTGGGTAGCAGGTGAAGTTTTTGTAGCTGGTCTTGAGGAAGCTGGAGATGATCTTACATGGGAAGGCTATATCGAAGCTATGGAGAACATCCACTTCACAGAAGGTATGGCTCCAGAGGTTTCTTACTCTGGCGGTGCTAGACAAGGGGTAACTCATATGTCTCTAAGTAACATCGTTCAAGATGAAGAAGGAAACTGGATTTTCCAACAGTTTACAGATTTTAACGAATTCTAA